The following proteins come from a genomic window of Ammospiza nelsoni isolate bAmmNel1 chromosome 6, bAmmNel1.pri, whole genome shotgun sequence:
- the LOC132075194 gene encoding mas-related G-protein coupled receptor member H-like, with protein MEVTTVSPSAASPTEGDDLCETDVTSVAIHSVTLLICLCGLAGNGAVIGLLSLKIPNYRFFVLAVTDFLFLLLTVPSALLFLVEDVSCSPVIPLLYLSFLLQLSVVSYYWALLWLMTRRPVVYMYKLCKFFCHCDLLLRLRWVVGSVQRWAFFALFAVIPTVTFLCPSDEQELCRAALISMYIIMLLLFVIPMLLSITVDFIISKVGSQQQQPKRRDIVILITALFTLLLSLCNFLQHLSYIVVSSEVFFLLACIHSSIKPLIYFLLGRCWRPCSMGSLRLSLQRVFEEQKKKLHREMILP; from the coding sequence ATGGAGGTGACCACCGTGTCCCCATCTGCTGCCTCACCCACTGAAGGAGATGATCTGTGTGAGACAGATGTCACCAGTGTGGCCATACACAGTGTGACCCTGCTCATCTGCCTctgtgggctggctgggaaCGGGGCTGTCATCGGCCTCCTCAGCCTGAAAATCCCCAACTATCGCTTCTTTGTTCTGGCTGTCACTgatttcctcttcctcctgctcacaGTCCCCTCTGCCCTCCTTTTCCTGGTGGAGGATGTGTCCTGCTCTCCTGTCATACCCCTGCTGTACCTGAGTTTCCTTTTGCAGCTCTCAGTGGTCTCCTACTACTGGGCGCTGTTATGGCTGATGACCAGGAGACCTGTTGTATATATGTACAAGCTCTGCAAGTTCTTCTGTCACTGTGACCTTCTTCTACGCCTGAGGTGGGTGGTGGGAAGTGTCCAACGCTGGGCCTTCTTTGCTCTCTTTGCTGTCATCCCCACAGTGACATTCCTGTGCCCATCAGATGAGCAGGAGCTCTGCCGGGCAGCTCTCATCTCCATGTACATAATCATGCTGCTCCTCTTTGTTATACCCATGCTCCTTTCAATCACAGTTGATTTCATTATTTCCAAGGTGgggtcccagcagcagcagcccaaaaGGCGCGACATTGTTATCCTCATCACTGCGCTCTTCACTCTCCTCCTCAGCCTCTGCAatttcctgcagcacctcagtTACATCGTTGTGTCatcagaggtttttttcttgctcGCCTGCATCCACAGCAGCATCAAACCTCTCATCTACTTCTTGttggggaggtgctggaggcccTGCTCCATGGGGTCCCTCCGGCTCTCCCTCCAGAGGGTCTTtgaggagcagaaaaagaaactgcatAGAGAAATGATCCTGCCATGA
- the LOC132075184 gene encoding mas-related G-protein coupled receptor member A1-like, producing the protein MEVSTMSPLFTSPTDTPAQCEINVSNMAIDFMMLIVGLCGLAGNGVILWLLHVNAITHFISKQANVDFLFLIFMLPSTLLFLVEEVSCSAIMPLMYLSLLFQLSLFTYIIGLYRLTFISIQRCRSVLCLVFCGCQLSEHLLWVLMTPLFWVLLFISFAVNPTVTSLCQSHEQDQCQVAVTSMYTLNLFLFAVPMVISSTILFIHLKPSSQQQPHKRLDIVILLVALVSLPLSLWFLLQQLGYTVVSSQALFLLGCINSSIKPFICFLVGNWKRDYSTGSCWRHCSMGSCRRYFTMQSLREAIHRVFGEPEENTAYGGDPVVNTVI; encoded by the coding sequence ATGGAGGTGAGCACCATGTCCCCTCTTTTCACCTCACCGACTGACACACCTGCTCAGTGTGAGATCAATGTCTCCAACATGGCCATAGACTTTATGATGCTGATCGTTGGTCTctgtgggctggctgggaatGGAGTTATTCTCTGGCTCCTGCATGTTAATGCCATCACCCACTTCATCTCCAAACAGGCCAATGTTgacttcctcttcctcatctttATGTTGCCCTCCACCCTGCTCTTCCTTGTGGAGGAGGTTTCCTGCTCTGCTATAATGCCCCTGATGTATTTGAGCTTGcttttccagctgtcactgtTCACCTACATTATAGGGCTGTACCGGCTGACATTCATCAGCATTCAGAGGTGCAGGTCTGTCCTCTGCCTGGTATTCTGTGGTTGCCAACTGTCCGAACACTTGTTGTGGGTGTTGATGACTCCCCTGTTCTGGGTCCTCCTCTTCATTTCCTTCGCTGTCAATCCCACGGTGACTTCCCTATGCCAGTCACACGAGCAGGACCAATGCCAGGTGGCTGTCACCTCCATGTACACCCTCAACCTTTTTCTATTTGCTGTACCCATGGTCATTTCCAGCACAATCCTCTTCATTCATCTCAAGCCtagctcccagcagcagccacacaagAGGCTTGACATTGTTATCTTGCTCGTTGCACTCGTCAGTCTGCCCCTCAGTCTCTGgtttctcctgcagcagctcggTTACACAGTTGTGTCCTCCCAGGCGCTTTTCCTACTTGGCTGCATCAACAGCAGCATCAAACCCTTCATCTGCTTTTTGGTGGGGAACTGGAAGAGAGACTACTCCacggggagctgctggagacactgctccatggggagctgcaggaggtaCTTCACCATGCAGTCTTTAAGGGAGGCGATCCACAGGGTCTTTGGGGAGCCAGAAGAAAACACTGCCTATGGAGGTGATCCTGTTGTGAACACAGTTATCTGA
- the LOC132074886 gene encoding mas-related G-protein coupled receptor member A7-like, with amino-acid sequence MEVTTVSPSPASPTEGDDLCETDVTSVATHSVTLLICLCGLAGNGAVLWLLGSHCLSRNSTIFYILMLTLLDFLFLLILLPSPLLFLLGNVSCSVTMPLQYVWFLFRVPLVSHTFCLYTLTSISILRCRSIHCPLWLCCQRPQQLSWVMLALLITFITVFATMISLCFVQLSEHCWVSLISVHAFNLLLCAPVVLISSTIFFIKVRPGSHQQQPKRLNIVICLIVLFTLPLSLWNLLQYLGYTIVPSQVVFLLACIHSTIKPFIYFLVGRCWRPCSVGTLRLSLQSVFEETDTAHSHDPAMDTVL; translated from the coding sequence ATGGAGGTGACCACCGTGTCCCCATCTCCTGCCTCACCCACTGAAGGAGATGATCTGTGTGAGACAGATGTCACCAGCGTGGCCACCCACAGTGTGACACTGCTCATCTGCCTctgtgggctggctgggaacggggctgtgctctggctcCTTGGCTCCCACTGTTTGTCCAGGAACAGCACCATCTTTTACATTCTCATGCTGACTCTTCTGgacttcctcttcctcctcattcTGTTGCCCTCCCCTCTTCTCTTCCTGCTGGGCAATGTGTCCTGCTCTGTCACCATGCCCTTGCAGTATGTGTGGTTTCTTTTCAGGGTGCCACTGGTGTCACACACCTTTTGTCTGTACACACTGACATCCATCAGCATCCTGAGGTGCCGCTCCATCCACTGCCcgctctggctctgctgccagcgtCCCCAACAGCTGTCATGGGTGATGCTTGCCCTGCTCATCACTTTCATCACTGTCTTTGCCACCAtgatttctctgtgttttgtcCAGCTATCTGAGCACTGCTGGGTGTCTCTCATCTCTGTGCACGCCTTCAACCTTCTCCTCTGTGCTCCCGTTGTGCTCATTTCCAGCACAATCTTCTTCATTAAGGTCAGGCCTGGCTCCCATCAGCAGCAACCCAAGAGACTCAACATTGTTATCTGCCTCATTGTGCTCTTCACTCTGCCCCTCAGCCTCTGGAATTTACTGCAGTACCTCGGCTACACCATTGTGCCCTCCCAGGTTGTTTTCCTGCTCGCCTGCATCCACAGCACCATCAAACCCTTCATCTACTTCCTggtggggaggtgctggaggccctgctctgtggggacTCTCCGGCTCTCCCTCCAGAGCGTCTTTGAGGAGACAGACACTGCCCACAGCCATGATCCTGCCATGGACACAGTGCTCTGA
- the LOC132074240 gene encoding mas-related G-protein coupled receptor member H-like: MDKNSTTNLTLNNTLYGSLDWEEHISECSSIPSSLIAFAGVCLGISLCGLAGNGVVLWFLGLHTQQSPFTVYILNLAVADFSLLLLFLLLLLAFLTLATFCTSLFPFIHHYQRFVFVLGFPCHVFDLSSLGLLAALSVERCVSVLCPIWYRCHRPRHLSALISGALWALAGAFVSSLYLTSTYTEDSGTVIAGVALAISVVFSLMMLVSNLFLFLKLRCGSRRRQPGKLFVAIVLNVLLFFAFGIPFCMEVFINLPDSGDLFPEDPSLFLALLNCSLNPVIYVLVGSCRRCHFQRSVRVALRRVFEEKGGSDEGSHGAGDTVMEVTAL, from the coding sequence ATGGACAAGAACAGCACAACAAATCTCACCCTGAACAATACACTTTATGGATCTCTAGACTGGGAGGAACATATATCTGAATGCTCCAGCATTCCCTCCAGCCTGATTGCCTTTGCAGGGGTGTGCCTGGGGATCTCCCtctgtgggctggcagggaATGGGGTGGTCTTGTGGTTCCTGGGCTTGcacacacagcagagccctTTCACTGTCTACATCCTAAATCTGGCTGTTGCAGacttctccctgctcctcctgtttCTCCTGCTTCTGTTGGCTTTTCTGACCTTAGCAACATTCTGCAcatctttgtttccttttattcaCCACTATCAGCGCTTTGTGTTTGTCCTTGGGTTCCCGTGCCACGTGTTTGacctgagcagcctggggctgctggcagccctcAGCGTGGAGCGTTGCGTCTCCGTCCTGTGCCCCATCTGGTACCGCTGCCACCGCCCCCGGCACCTCTCGGCCCTCATCAGCGGGGCCCTctgggccctggcaggggctttTGTTTCCTCCCTCTACCTCACCTCCACCTACACTGAGGACTCTGGGACCGTCATTGCAGGTGTAGCCCTGGCCATTTCCGTGGTTTTTTCCCTCATGATGTTGGTTTCCAACCTGTTCCTGTTCCTCAAGCTGCGCTGTGGCTCCCGGAGGCGGCAGCCAGGGAAGCTCTTTGTGGCCATCGTGCTCAACGTCCTGCTGTTCTTTGCCTTTGGCATCCCTTTCTGCATGGAGGTTTTCATCAATCTCCCAGATTCCGGTGATTTATTCCCAGAAGACCCCTCTTtgttcctggcactgctgaacTGCTCCCTCAACCCGGTGATTTATGTGCTGGTGGGGAGCTGCCGGCGGTGCCACTTCCAGCGTTCGGTCAGAGTGGCTCTGCGGAGGGTGTTTGAGGAGAAAGGCGGGAGTGACGAGGGGAGCcacggggctggggacactgtgaTGGAGGTGACAGCTCtgtga
- the LOC132075185 gene encoding mas-related G-protein coupled receptor member H-like, translating to MEVTTVSPSPASPTEGDDLCETDVPSMAIHSVTLLICLCGLVGNGAVIGLLTMKSGNYRIFNLAVADFLFLLFTVPSALLFLVEDASCSSIVPLLYQNFFFQLTVVSYYWALFQLIPMSNVQYIYMSCKLCCHWDLPKRLWLLVISVQYWAFFALFTVILTLTFLCPSQEQKHCWAALISMYTFVLLFFAAPLLISTTSDFIKAKCGSQQQQPKRRDIVIHLTALLTVILSFCHFLQQLGYIVVPSQFFFLLASINSSIKPFIYFLVGSWRTDNSMQNSWKSCSMASCCKHCTVGALRDSLQRVFEKQKEKTDHRDDDTRDTVI from the coding sequence ATGGAGGTGACCACCGTGTCCCCATCTCCTGCCTCACCCACTGAAGGAGATGATCTGTGTGAAACAGATGTCCCCAGCATGGCCATACACAGTGTGACACTGCTCATCTGCCTCTGTGGGCTGGTTGGGAACGGGGCTGTCATCGGCCTCCTCACAATGAAAAGCGGTAATTATCGCATCTTTAACCTGGCTGTTGCTgacttcctcttccttctcttcacaGTCCCCTCTGCCCTCCTCTTCCTGGTGGAGgatgcctcctgctcctctaTTGTGCCCCTGCTGTAccagaatttctttttccagcttACAGTGGTCTCCTACTACTGGGCGTTATTCCAGCTGATACCCATGAGCAATGTGCAGTATATATACATGTcctgcaagctctgctgccACTGGGACCTTCCCAAGCGCCTGTGGCTGTTGGTGATCAGTGTCCAATACTGGGCTTTCTTTGCTCTCTTCACTGTCATTCTCACTCTGACATTCCTGTGCCCATCACAGGAGCAGAagcactgctgggcagctctCATCTCCATGTACACCTTCGTCCTGCTCTTCTTTGCTGCACCCCTGCTCATTTCAACCACAAGTGATTTCATTAAGGCCAAGtgtggctcccagcagcagcagcccaagaGGCGCGACATCGTTATCCACCTCACTGCATTGTTAACTGTCATCCTCAGCTTCTgccatttcctgcagcagctcggGTACATCGTTGTGCcatcccaattttttttcctgctcgCCAGCATCAACAGCAGCATCAAACCCTTCATCTACTTCTTGGTTGGTAGCTGGAGGACAGACAACTCCATGCAGAACTCCTGGAAGTCCTGCTCCATGGCAAGCTGCTGCAAGCACTGTACAGTGGGGGCCCTCAGGGATTCCCTCCAGAGGGTCTTcgagaagcagaaagaaaaaactgacCACAGGGATGATGACACCAGGGATACAGTGATCTGA
- the LOC132074239 gene encoding LOW QUALITY PROTEIN: mas-related G-protein coupled receptor member H-like (The sequence of the model RefSeq protein was modified relative to this genomic sequence to represent the inferred CDS: inserted 1 base in 1 codon), with translation MDKNSTTNLTLNNTLYGSLDWEEYIRSECSSIPSSLIAFAGVCLGISLCGLAGNGVVLWFLGLHTQQSPFTVYILNLAVADFSLLLLFLLLLLAFLTLAAFCTSLFPFIHHYQRFVFVLGFPCHVFDLSSLGLLAALSVERCVSVLCPXSGALWALAGAFVSSLYLTSTYTEDSGTVIAGVALAISVVFSLMMLVSNLFLFLKLRCGSRRRQPGKLFVAIVLNVLLFFAFGIPFCMEVFINLPDSGDLFPEDPSLFLALLNCSLNPVIYVLVGSCRRRRFQRSVRVALRRVFEEKGGSDEGSHGAGDTVVEVTAL, from the exons ATGGACAAGAACAGCACAACAAATCTCACCCTGAACAATACACTTTATGGATCTCTGGACTGGGAGGAATATATCAGATCTGAATGCTCCAGCATTCCCTCCAGCCTGATTGCCTTTGCAGGGGTGTGCCTGGGGATCTCCCtctgtgggctggcagggaATGGGGTGGTCTTGTGGTTCCTGGGCTTGcacacacagcagagccctTTCACTGTCTACATCCTAAATCTGGCTGTTGCAGacttctccctgctcctcctgtttCTCCTGCTTCTGTTGGCTTTTCTGACCTTAGCAGCATTCTGCAcatctttgtttccttttattcaCCACTATCAGCGCTTTGTGTTTGTCCTTGGGTTCCCGTGCCACGTGTTTGacctgagcagcctggggctgctggcagccctcAGCGTGGAGCGTTGCGTCTCCGTCCTGTGCC TCAGCGGGGCCCTctgggccctggcaggggctttTGTTTCCTCCCTCTACCTCACCTCCACCTACACTGAGGACTCTGGGACCGTCATTGCAGGTGTAGCCCTGGccatttctgtggttttttccctcaTGATGTTGGTTTCCAACCTGTTCCTGTTCCTCAAGCTGCGCTGTGGCTCCCGGAGGCGGCAGCCAGGGAAGCTCTTTGTGGCCATCGTGCTCAACGTCCTGCTGTTCTTTGCCTTTGGCATCCCTTTCTGCATGGAGGTTTTCATCAATCTCCCAGATTCTGGTGATTTATTCCCAGAAGACCCCTCTTtgttcctggcactgctgaacTGCTCCCTCAACCCGGTGATTTACGTGCTGGTAGGGAGCTGCCGGCGGCGCCGCTTCCAGCGTTCGGTCAGAGTGGCTCTGCGGAGGGTGTTTGAGGAGAAAGGCGGGAGTGACGAGGGGAGCcacggggctggggacactgtggtGGAGGTGACAGCTCtgtga
- the LOC132075155 gene encoding LOW QUALITY PROTEIN: mas-related G-protein coupled receptor member A1-like (The sequence of the model RefSeq protein was modified relative to this genomic sequence to represent the inferred CDS: inserted 3 bases in 3 codons; deleted 2 bases in 1 codon), which translates to MSTLSPGTEGASPACWSQPGGKASQGSWNEESHDNWSQCDSRQWSKVPVPLLLLLLLLLCLCGMXGNGAVLWLLSFCIHRNPITPCVLSPAMPGSTFLLSITITLGIFSVPESFCHQLGSWAVTAGLKVPILLAFTAAVSSLTALSAVTALFVLPXSCWPCPCSQCFPVLLCALLWLLSFLLTATLHCCPLVPMALVLSCPFSVLSLPCSALALLARLLCCSWKQLPGKLCALLLLLVISFPFFTADFGHWLLLRAFDFSVFAPSPSLLLTCAQSSALPLIDCLAGSCAKEFTXSGSVALQRAFEAFVPEPGHRDNTGESSLSEIIMRKSLHKREA; encoded by the exons ATGAGCACTTTGTCCCCTGGCACGGagggagccagccctgcctgctggagccagcccGGTGGGAAGGCATCCCAGGGGAGCTGGAATGAGGAGAGCCACGACAACTGGAGCCAGTGTGACAGCAGGCAGTGGAGCAAAGTGCCTgtcccgctgctgctgctgctgctgctgctgctgtgcctgtgtggga gtgggaatggggctgtgctctggctcCTCAGCTTCTGCATCCACAGGAACCCCATCACCCCCTGTGTGCTCAGCCCGGCCATGCCTGGCTCCACCTTCCTGCTCTCCATCACCATCACCCTGGGGATattttctgtcccagagagcttCTGCCACCAGCTGGGCTCGTGGGCTGTGACAGCTGGGCTGAAGGTCCCCATCCTCTTGGCTTTCACTGCCGCTGTGTCCTCTCTGACAGCCCTCAgtgctgtcacagctctgtttGTCCTCC tgtcctgctggccctgcccctgctcccagtgcttcccggtgctcctgtgtgccctgctctggctgctctccttcctgctcactGCCACCCTCCATTGCTGCCCTTTGGTGCCCATGGCCTTGGTGCTGAGCTGCCCCTTCTCAGTGCTCAGCCTGCCCTGTtctgctctggccctgctggccaggctcctgtgctgctcatggAAACAGCTGCCAGGgaagctctgtgccctgctcctgctgctc gtcatctccttccccttcttcaCTGCTGATTTTGGGCACTGGCTCTTGCTGAGGGCGTTTGACTTCTCTGTCtttgcccccagcccctctctcctgctcacctgtgcccagagcagtgccCTCCCTCTGATTGactgcctggctgggagctgtgcaaaGGAATTCA CCTCTGGTAGTGTTGCCTTGCAGAGGGCTTTTGAGGCTTTtgtgccagagccagggcaTAGGGACAACACAGGGGAGTCATCATTAAGTGAAATCATCATGAGAAAGAGTCTGCATAAAAGAGAAGCATAA
- the LOC132074993 gene encoding proto-oncogene Mas-like: protein MRPSTTPMVLPTTAIHAPGTNYSGAVGQPQPSYTVLKFMESFCLLSAACGMVGNGLVLWYLGFRIRRNHFTVYILNLAAADFGYLLCIAVETVQYLMQFNVGVQFGIFLFLDLFMYGTGLYLLTAISIERCLSVLSPIWCRTHRPKHLSAVVSGLLWALSLLLNTLGYVLCTVRPSPRACQRLLIAIGALDFLVCAPLMLLFSLTLFLRVKCSSQPFQTGRLFTVIMLTILFFLIFAVPLSVLILLDFLGLKFLYSPEIGFVLSCVNSTLNPVIYFLVGSYRDRKFRLTLRLAFQRAFQDSADDRDERETRDTITMSS, encoded by the coding sequence ATGAGACCCTCAACCACACCAATGGTCCTTCCAACCACAGCCATCCATGCTCCTGGGACCAACTACAGCGGGGCTGTGGGACAACCCCAGCCATCCTACACTGTCCTCAAGTTCATGGAGAGCTTCTGCCTGCTGAGTGCTGCCTGTGGGATGGTGGGGAACGGCCTGGTCCTGTGGTACCTGGGCTTCCGCATCCGCAGGAACCATTTCACCGTCTACATCCTGAACCTGGCAGCCGCTGACTTCGGGTACCTGCTGTGCATCGCCGTGGAGACCGTGCAGTACCTGATGCAGTTCAACGTGGGGGTGCAGTTTGGGATCTTCCTCTTCCTGGATCTCTTCATGTACGGCACGGGCCTGTACCTGCTGACGGCCATCAGCATTGAGCGCTGCCTGTCTGTGCTGTCCCCCATCTGGTGCCGGACACACCGCCCGAAGCACCTGTCTGCCGTGGTGTCCGGCCTGCTCTgggccctgtccctgctcctgaaCACTCTGGGATATGTCCTGTGCACCGTTCGCCCCTCTCCCAGGGCCTGCCAGCGCCTGCTCATCGCCATCGGAGCCTTGGATTTCCTCGTCTGCGCGCCCCTCATGCTGCTCTTCAGCCTCACCCTCTTCCTGCGGGTCaagtgcagctcccagcccttccaAACGGGCCGGCTCTTCACTGTCATCATGCTCACcatcctcttcttcctcattttCGCCGTGCCCCTCAGTGTCCTCATCCTCCTGGACTTCCTGGGCCTCAAGTTCCTGTATTCCCCAGAGATTGGCTTTGTGCTGTCCTGCGTCAACAGCACCCTCAACCCCGTCATTTACTTCCTGGTGGGAAGCTACAGGGATCGGAAATTCCGGCTCACCCTCAGGCTGGCATTCCAGAGGGCCTTCCAAGACTCAGCGGATGACAGAGATGAGCGGGAAACGCGGGACACGATAACCATGTCCTCCTAA
- the LOC132075196 gene encoding LOW QUALITY PROTEIN: mas-related G-protein coupled receptor member H-like (The sequence of the model RefSeq protein was modified relative to this genomic sequence to represent the inferred CDS: inserted 2 bases in 2 codons) produces MEVTTVSPSPASPTEGDDLCETDVTTVATHSVTLLICLCGLAGNGAVIGLLNLKGDNFFICGMAVTDFPFLLLTVPSALILLAEDVFCSLILPLLYLRFLFRLSLSSCYWALLWLMTFGLAMYIKKLLKCCCRRDIPDHLLWXVMIVQFWAFSALFTEIPTLTSQCQSNDLEHCQAALITMWAIILLLLVTPITVLVISSTIKSIKAKWGPQQQQPEGLDIVIISIGLFTLLSILWNFLQQFGYIVVPSHXFFLLTCINSSIKPFIYFLAGMCWRLCSVESLRLSLQRVFD; encoded by the exons ATGGAGGTGACCACCGTGTCCCCATCTCCTGCCTCGCCCACTGAAGGAGATGATCTGTGTGAAACAGATGTCACCACTGTGGCCACCCACAGTGTGACACTGCTCATCTGCCTctgtgggctggctgggaaCGGGGCTGTCATCGGCCTGCTCAACCTGAAAGGTGATAACTTTTTCATCTGTGGCATGGCTGTCACCgactttcccttccttctcctcacaGTCCCCTCTGCCCTCATCCTCCTGGCAGAGGACGTGTTCTGCTCTCTTATCCTGCCCCTGCTGTACCTGCGTTTCCTTTTCCGGCTCTCTTTGTCCTCCTGCTACTGGGCGCTGCTCTGGCTGATGACTTTCGGCCTTGCAATGTATATCAAAAAGCTCTTGAAGTGCTGCTGCCGCCGTGACATTCCTGATCATCTGCTTT TGGTGATGATTGTCCAGTTTTGGGCTTTCTCTGCTCTCTTCACTGAGATTCCCACACTGACATCCCAGTGCCAATCAAATGACCTGGAgcactgccaggcagccctCATCACCATGTGGGCCATCATCCTACTCCTCCTTGTCACACCCATAACTGTGCTGGTCATTTCCAGCACAATTAAGTCAATTAAGGCCAAGTGgggcccacagcagcagcaacctgAGGGGCTCGACATCGTTATCATCTCCATTGGTCTCTTCACTCTCCTTTCCATCCTCTGGAATTTCCTGCAGCAGTTCGGTTACATTGTTGTGccctccc tttttttcctgctcaccTGCATCAACAGCAGCATCAAACCCTTCATCTACTTCTtggcagggatgtgctggaggCTCTGTTCTGTGGAGTCCCTCCGGCTCTCCCTCCAGAGGGTCTTTGACTAG